The nucleotide sequence CGCACCAACTTCAACCGGCTGCGGCCGCAGCACCCGGACGACGAGCCGCCGGTTTACCTGCCGGTGAAAAATGCGCAGGGCGGCACCGACTGGCAACGTGTTTCGCAGGAGCTGGATGAAAAGGCCGGCTTTGCGCAACCGGATATTTATAGCGATGGCCGGCAAGTGACGGTGGTGGCGGATCAGTATAAATATAACAGCGATGCCGAGGCCAGCCGGCGGGCGGCGACGGTGCTGGCGAACCATCTGCCGGACAACATTGGGCAGTATCACATCGTCACCCGCAGCGGCCCGCTGACCACCACCAGCACCCGTGTGGATGCGTCGGCGTTCCGCCAGTTGGAATCCGGCGGCACGCCGCTGGGGCTGGACGAGCCGGATCCCTACCATGTTGAGCCGCTGCCGGAGCCGAGTGGTCGTCAGGTTCTGCATACCGAACCGCCGCGTTTTTCCTACGGCATCGACCCTTCGCTACAGCAGTCGTTTGGCGGCCCGGAATCGTTCTACATGTATCAGCTGTCGGCCAACGCCAGCGCCGATTACCGTATTACGGATAACTGGCGGTTGGGTGGCACGCTGAACATCAACCTGCTCAATAACTACGATCAGTTCAACTTCAAATCGCCCCCGCGGGACGGCGCGGCGCTGCCGCGGGTTCGTACCCATATTCGTGAGTATGTGACCGAGTCGGACGTGCTGCTGACCAACCTGCAACTGTCGCGTTACGATCATCTGTCGCGCGACTGGTATACCCAGGCCTACGGCGGTTATCTGGAAACGATGTACGCCGGGGTCGGGGGCGAAGTGCTGTATCGGCCGTTTGGCCGCAATTGGGCGGTGGGGATGGACGTCAACTACGTCAAGCAGCGTGACTGGGACGACCCGCAACGGCTGAGAGATTACAGTGTAACCACCGGTCACCTGACCACCTACTGGTCGCTGCCGTTCGTCAAAGGCGGGCTGGCGAAAATCAGCGTCGGGCGTTATCTGGCCGGCGATAAAGGCGTCACGCTGGATCTGTCGCGCCGTTTCGACAGTGGAATCGTGGCCGGCGCGTTTGCCACCGTCACCAATGTCAGCGCCAGCGAGTATGGCGAGGGCAGTTTCACCAAAGGGATCTACTTCACCATCCCGTTCGACCTGCTCTTCAGTTCACCGACCACCCGCCACGGCTCCATCGGCTGGGTGCCGCTGACCCGCGACGGCGGCCAGATGCTGGATCGACGCGATGTGCTGTATAACATGGTGGATAGAGAGCAATGATGGATAGGGAATAATAATCGACCGTGAATAACGCATGGTGGTGCGGTAATTACCTGGTCAATACGGAATTACCTGGTCAATGTGCAGCGCCTCCCGGTAAACGGGAGGCGCTGCCAGTATCAGGGGTGAGGCTGTAGGGACGGAGAGGGACGCGGGCTTACGGTCGCTAAAGCACCATGAATAACTCTGGGTTGACCGCCTGACGTCGCGCTTTTTCCAGATGCGTACGCATAAAATCAGCGGCGCTCAGCCGATCGCCCTGTTCCAGATAGCGAATGATTTGCAGATGTTCTTCCGCCTGATGTTTCCGCTGCGGGCGAAATCTCTCCTTGCGGTACTCCACCAGCCGCCGCAGCCGAGCCAGATGGCGGACGGTTTGCAGCAGGAACCGATTGCCGGAGCAGACGGCCAGCGTGTCGTGGAACCCGGAGCTGGTGTCAAACATCTCCATTGCCGTCATGGTCAGGTAACCGTCTTCGGCCAGGTGTTCCTGCTGTTTCCGGCAGTTCGCCAGCATCGGTGGGTCAATGTGAAACGTCGCCGACAGCAGCCCGGCCGGTTCGATAATGGCGCGCAGCGCGTAGCTTTCCTCATAAGCCTCCACCGAATCGATCAGCGGCAGCGTGCGCCAGCCCTGGCCGGCCATGTGTTCCAGCCAGCCTTCCTGCTGACAGCGCAGCAATACTTTGCGCAGCACCGGACGGGTCACGCTGAATTCGAGCATCAACTCCATTTCTGAAAATTGTTCCGGTAACTGGCGGGTAATGCGGCGTTCCGCCAGTTGGCGATAGA is from Dickeya dianthicola NCPPB 453 and encodes:
- a CDS encoding YjbH domain-containing protein, which produces MANNRTFKLSCLSLAIGSTLGTPVWAAEVDNQDAANRSGYYQPAGVSQMDFGGVGLWQMPTARMADTGEFSASYRDNEEYRRYAISLQPLDWLEATLRYTDIRTRPYSNNPGFSGNQTYKDKSFDVKARLWQESRWLPQVSLGLRDIAGTGLFDSEYLVASKRWGPLDFTLGMGWGNMAQSGNITNPACRLASGFCTRTASTTTGQFATKNFFHGPAALFAGLEYQTPWDPLRIKLEYDSNDYSLEAADQTRPASQHIKQDSPVNVGLVYRATDWLDTSLSWERGNTLMWGFTLRTNFNRLRPQHPDDEPPVYLPVKNAQGGTDWQRVSQELDEKAGFAQPDIYSDGRQVTVVADQYKYNSDAEASRRAATVLANHLPDNIGQYHIVTRSGPLTTTSTRVDASAFRQLESGGTPLGLDEPDPYHVEPLPEPSGRQVLHTEPPRFSYGIDPSLQQSFGGPESFYMYQLSANASADYRITDNWRLGGTLNINLLNNYDQFNFKSPPRDGAALPRVRTHIREYVTESDVLLTNLQLSRYDHLSRDWYTQAYGGYLETMYAGVGGEVLYRPFGRNWAVGMDVNYVKQRDWDDPQRLRDYSVTTGHLTTYWSLPFVKGGLAKISVGRYLAGDKGVTLDLSRRFDSGIVAGAFATVTNVSASEYGEGSFTKGIYFTIPFDLLFSSPTTRHGSIGWVPLTRDGGQMLDRRDVLYNMVDREQ
- a CDS encoding GntR family transcriptional regulator; the protein is MTSLTPLQARIVRDVISYIRREQLAVGHHLVESALALALNTSRTPVKQAMQYLMDKGMVTYDRNRGFFLAQHASQLGDLVAEVLEQAEDPLYRQLAERRITRQLPEQFSEMELMLEFSVTRPVLRKVLLRCQQEGWLEHMAGQGWRTLPLIDSVEAYEESYALRAIIEPAGLLSATFHIDPPMLANCRKQQEHLAEDGYLTMTAMEMFDTSSGFHDTLAVCSGNRFLLQTVRHLARLRRLVEYRKERFRPQRKHQAEEHLQIIRYLEQGDRLSAADFMRTHLEKARRQAVNPELFMVL